In a single window of the Pleurodeles waltl isolate 20211129_DDA chromosome 4_2, aPleWal1.hap1.20221129, whole genome shotgun sequence genome:
- the CCN1 gene encoding CCN family member 1 — protein MKHATSLALLLIGSIHLVTSMCPTECRCSSEPTRCAPGVGLVLDGCGCCKVCAKQLNEDCSRRHPCDHTKGLECNFGASPSASHGICRAKSEGRPCEYNSKIYQNGESFQPNCKHQCTCIDGAVGCIPLCPQELSLPNLGCPSPRLVKVPGQCCEEWVCDESRVSNDDMDGFFGKDFGLDASEGELTNKNELVAIIKGGLKMLPVYSSEPQSRTFENPKCIVQTTSWSQCSKSCGNGISTRVTNDNPDCRLVRETRICEVRPCGEPAHANPKKGKKCTKTRKSQAPVRFAYAGCSSVKKYRPKYCGSCVDGRCCTPQQTRTVKIRFRCDDGESFSKNVMMIQSCRCNYNCPHTNDAFPYYRLFNDIHKFRD, from the exons GTGACCTCCATGTGCCCCACCGAGTGCCGCTGCTCCTCAGAGCCCACCCGGTGCGCCCCCGGCGTGGGGCTCGTCCTGGACGGCTGCGGGTGCTGCAAGGTGTGCGCCAAGCAGCTGAACGAGGACTGCAGCCGCCGGCACCCCTGCGACCACACCAAGGGCTTGGAGTGCAACTTCGGAGCCAGCCCCAGCGCCTCGCACGGCATCTGCAGAG CAAAGTCAGAAGGCCGACCCTGCGAATACAACTCTAAAATCTACCAGAACGGGGAAAGTTTTCAGCCAAACTGCAAGCATCAGTGTACCTGCATCGATGGTGCCGTGGGCTGCATCCCACTCTGTCCTCAGGAGCTCTCTCTGCCCAACCTGGGCTGTCCCAGCCCCAGACTGGTGAAAGTACCTGGACAGTGCTGCGAAGAGTGGGTGTGTGATGAGAGCAGAGTTTCCAATGATGACATGGATGGCTTCTTTGGCAAAGATTTTGGGTTAGATGCATCTGAAGGCGAACTTACCAACAAAAATGAGCTGGTGGCCATCATCAAGGGAGGACTCAAGATGCTGCCTG tGTATAGCAGTGAACCACAGAGCAGGACGTTTGAAAACCCAAAGTGCATTGTTCAGACAACATCctggtcccagtgttccaagagctGTGGCAATGGCATCTCTACAAGGGTCACCAATGACAACCCAGACTGCAGACTTGTACGCGAAACCCGAATCTGTGAAGTGCGGCCATGTGGAGAACCAGCCCACGCCAATCCAAAG AAGGGAAAGAAGTGTACAAAAACAAGAAAGTCCCAAGCTCCAGTGAGGTTCGCTTATGCAGGATGTTCAAGCGTCAAGAAGTATCGTCCCAAATACTGTGGCTCTTGTGTGGATGGGAGGTGTTGTACTCCTCAGCAGACAAGGACTGTGAAGATCCGCTTCCGCTGTGATGACGGTGAATCTTTCTCGAAGAACGTCATGATGATCCAGTCCTGTAGGTGCAACTACAACTGTCCGCACACAAATGACGCCTTCCCTTACTAcagactgttcaatgacatccatAAATTTAGGGACTGA